In Gadus chalcogrammus isolate NIFS_2021 chromosome 1, NIFS_Gcha_1.0, whole genome shotgun sequence, one DNA window encodes the following:
- the tmem106c gene encoding transmembrane protein 106C codes for MGARWSRSSVPLALIPPGEDAASQNGENNDEDADDDSLNGLDRQDDIARFPYVEFTGRDSITCPTCQGSGRIPSEQVNELVALIPYSDQRLRPQRTKLYVVLSAVMCLLASTLVAFFLFPRPVVVVDDGIRSVTVHFDHSGTRVLMNMTSSLNFTNSNFFSVLVKSLSCQVLYMKTVVGTQQLDDVITIQPLSMKQVNYTVSVVIGDSAPYVYFFCTMPSIKVHNIVVFTQTSVKTSNLVRSSQNSLEAYRYIDCGSNSTYAQLSHHRWHRLPSHPGSSISSSPPSQPPLAPDALLPDALTPSPQSWTAPGPPVS; via the exons ATGGGCGCTCGGTGGTCCCGCAGCTCCGTCCCGCTGGCCCTTATCCCGCCGGGGGAGGACGCGGCGTCCCAGAACGGCGAGAACAACGACGAGGATGCAGACGATGACTCGCTGAACGGCCTGGACCGACAGGATGACATCGCCCGGTTCCCCTACGTGGAGTTCACTGGCAGAGACAGCATTACCTGCCCGACCTGCCAGGGCTCGGGTCGGATACCCTCCG AGCAAGTGAACGAGTTGGTGGCACTGATTCCTTATAGTGACCAAAGACTGCGGCCCCAGAGGAC GAAGCTGTACGTGGTTCTGTCCGCCGTGATGTGTCTCTTGGCCTCTACCCTGGTGGCCTTCTTCCTGTTCCCACGTCCCGTGGTCGTCGTGGACGACGGGATCCGCTCGGTGACGGTGCACTTCGACCACTCCGGGACCAGGGTCCTGATGAACATGACG AGCTCGCTGAACTTCACCAACTCCAACTTCTTCTCTGTGCTGGTGAAGAGCCTCAGCTGCCAGGTGCTGTACATGAAGACGGTGGTGGGCACCCAGCAGCTGGACGACGTCATCACCATCCAGCCGCTCAGCATGAAACag GTGAACTACACCGTCAGCGTGGTGATCGGGGACAGCGCCCCCTATGTCTA TTTTTTCTGCACCATGCCCAGTATCAAGGTCCACAACATTGTGGTTTTTACCCA GACGTCGGTGAAGACCTCCAACCTGGTGCGCTCGTCCCAGAACAGCCTGGAGGCCTACCGCTACATCGACTGCGGCAGCAACTCCACCTACGCCCAGCTCTCACACCACCGCTGGCACCGCCTCCCCAGCCACCCgggcagcagcatcagcagcagccctCCGTCGCAGCCCCCCCTGGCGCCCGACGCCCTCCTGCCCGACGCCTTGACGCCCAGCCCCCAGTCCTGGACGGCGCCAGGACCCCCGGTCTCGTAa